The DNA sequence CACTTTCTGTTCATCAGCTCGTTGAAAATGCTGATGAATGCATGGTCTTGGATAACGAAGCTCTCTATGATATCTGCTTCCGCACTTTGAAGCTTGCTACACCAACTTGTGAGTTTCTATTTGAATTTTAGTACAGTTAGTGAAATTTATGATTATTATTCTTGCTGTATGGATAATATTGATGTTGTATTTATTTGCTTGAGGTAAAAAATGTGTTAAGTAATGATTAAGATGAAGTTTTCATTTTCCTTGACCATTCAATTTTGAATATTAAAATAGGAGTATATGTGACGTTAGTGGGAGGATTCAAGTGGGTTTGTGTCTTGTGTCTCACTCATACCTGTGGTTATGGTTGTTGAACTTCTGCAATCATTTGGTTTTGTTTGCTTGTCTAATTTGAACTCATAATGTATATTgtatctatttttcttcttattgCAGTTGGTGACCTTAACCACCTCATTTCTGCTACCATGAGTGGAGTTACTTGTTGTCTACGTTTCCCTGGGCAGCTGAACTCTGATCTTAGAAAGCTTGCTGTCAACCTTATCCCCTTCCCTCGTCTCCATTTCTTCATGGTTGGGTTTGCACCCTTGACATCAAGAGGTTCCCAGCAGTATCGCAACTTGACTGTGCCTGAATTGACTCAGCAGATGTGGGATGCCAAGAACATGATGTGTGCTGCAGATCCACGCCACGGTCGTTATCTGACTGCCTCGGCAATGTTCCGTGGTAAGATGAGCACCAAGGAAGTGGATGAGCAGATGATAAATGTGCAAAACAAAAACTCTTCTTACTTTGTGGAGTGGATACCTAACAACGTGAAGTCTAGCGTGTGCGATATTCCACCTAGGGGTCTCAAGATGGCATCCACCTTCATTGGCAACTCAACATCAATTCAAGAGATGTTCAGGAGAGTTAGTGAGCAGTTCACAGCAATGTTCAGGCGCAAGGCTTTCTTGCATTGGTACACTGGAGAGGGAATGGACGAAATGGAGTTCACCGAGGCTGAGAGTAACATGAATGATCTAGTTGCAGAGTATCAGCAGTACCAGGATGCTACTGCTGATGAGGAAGAATatggagaggaagaagaggaggcTGCTGCTTAAGCTGCTTTAAATTGTGGAACAGTCAAAATACGTTGACTTGTTTATTGTTGATGTGTTTTGAATGGATTGAGGGTCGTTGAGACATTAAGTCATTGTATAATCTGGGATCTGCGGAGAGTGCTTCTATTTTGAGGTCATGGATGTCTTACTAGGTAGTTCCTTATATATATCGATGGTGGCAGTTCCCCTCTATTACCATTGTTTCCCCTTTTTGTTCCAGTTGTTTTctttctaattattttatttttttattggttttgaATTCAACAAGCATTAACTTATACTACTGGCTTTCccattttattttgaaataccATGTTGTTGGGAGAGGAATAAGTGAAAAGCAAGGTTAGATCGGAGGGAGCAGTCGTCGGAGTAGAGTAATTGagtaacaaataataataataataataataataataataatttacttAATTTTACGAAAGTACAGAACTATACGTCTTGCTGTTAAAAGATTCTTGTTTGTGGGAACATATAAGCATCAAATGCAGTTGAAACAAAAACATAGTCTGGGCCCTCTGTCAGTTGTACGTTTCTTTCTGGtctcaattttctttttatattgtCTCATTGTACAGTTGGACTTGGATAGTTGGGTACTTGGGTTTAATGAATATATCCtacaaaaaagaaataaatgaacACCACTATCTATGGGCTTAATCCCTTGTATAAAATTTAGATAAGGGGTGCTTTAGATAAACTAGGCAGATCACTTGGCTAACTTTCCTACTCTGATAGCATCTCTAAACGGCCTCAAGTAACGAAGGAACGAATCTGTTAAGTGGGAAAGAGCCCTCGTAAGGCCTCTCTCATCCCTTGCAGCTAACTAATGGCAGCCCCTTTCTTGCTCCTGTTTACCGTATTAttataagttttttatttttgaaatttgacaaaaattttaaaaatatttttaagttttattttgttttagttttgtgctataaattttttatttttatcaaattattctcaacggctaaatttttaaaaaaattaaaactaatctaacaataatgcatgaaaattatacTTGATTTACTTGTATTGAGGGTTGTTCTTgtaaaatttttgttgaatttatcttaatttttttaaaaaattaactatcaaaaatatatttgatgtaaataaaaaacttttaaaaattaaaataaaataaaacttaaaaatatttttataatttttgtcaaaatttaaaaacaaaacatatactACATCATATTAACTAAGAATCAAACAAGAAGCGGAGGCTCTTTTTTTTCCGAAAGTTAATAGTAAAAGATAAAGAATATGATATATCCTGTTTAATTTCGTTCCTGTTACCTAAACATAGCCCCTAAacatttttctaatttttaaatagaGAAAAGTATGATTTCTATTTTAGGGTTTTCAAAGTCAATAAATATATTTgatttttacttattttttatttagaaaataaaataccCAGGTTATATTCTGAGGTGAATCACATTTACCAGACAATAACTGAGATTGGTTGATATTTGTAATTTTGTATGCATATCCATTAagacaaatttaaaatacaGTTAAAAATGTCAGTCAAAGAAGAGAGAAATGTTACGAAACCAGAGGACAAGACAACATTTCCACGAGGCCAATCTGTAAATACACCACATTATGCCACGTGCTTCTCATTCAGATTCCTCTCGCTTTCCCTTTACATTATCTCACTGGATAAAGGGTCCAACAGTTTTCCCCCTttctccttttatttttttcttctcttccttctACTTACcatagaaaaagatatttgtAGTTTTTCtgctaattattttttgtatgcGGATAAAATTGTGTAATATATTAATATGAGTTTAACTTAGTATATTCCATAAGTATGATGTATATACAAATTGTGAGTATCcgatttatataataaaagaatttataaattataattttttaaatttaaaaattaaaatcataatttaagatttttttatatttttattctatttaaatttgtaatttaagatatatatttttatattttttattttatttaaaattattatttacaatttctttttattgtatatacttttttaaaaatattatttatatactaaaattagtcattaatatatttgtatataaatacatatgtggtttaatttatttttaatatatatttatattttaaatatattttatactaataattaattttagtatatatatataacatagtAGATACTTTTTATATCATTATATTccacaaaaatattataatattaacaaaatcataaataatattttaatataaaaaaaagttaggCTAAGAATGGCAGGAAGACCCTACCTACTTAGTGTAATGAGTGACATTAGTCACATAGAGGGCCATAATCACAAAGCTTTTTGCATAGCACCAAGCTTAGCTTGACTTTTTCCATTTGGCTCTTTCCTCGCACTTTGGCCCCTCCAAAAGACTAAAGTGCACTTTCTTTAAGCTTCCATTTTATTGTTAAAGCCTCAATTATAAGTTTCAAATATTTGATCCAAGTGGAAACTGGTCCCATGTAGAATTTATCTGCTTCCCACACGTTCTGTTCGTTCAAGCGTAGTGGCAAGAATAATGGGACTCATCAGTAACTGAAACTACATATCAACAACCACCGTGTAAAATatataactatttttaaattaaaatattttactgctcacttttaatttgaaaattaggTGTATTTGTTATGAAAATTTTGATTCGTAAATTGGAAACCGGAGGTTTCTATATGGCTTTATacgtttttttcttttttttttcttccgaGATATAAAACACGTAATCTCcattattatgattttttttcttaatggGAGAAAATTGAAAGAGGAGAAAGACaaaattcattttcattttcGTTCATATTATAGAGAGATTGAAAACGAGTGGGGTGGGTTAGGTGGCTGATAGAGCAAACAAGAAGTCGCTCTCAGTATAAGAACAAAACTGAAATTCCAAAGCTAAATGCCAAATTGTATATCTATATCTATATTTAGATATTATTATTGGCCTAGTTAATAGTTAATTGTTTTCTTCCTCTAAACTCAGTAATATGCATATGCTTGACGTGCCACACTCATATTTATCTTTCTTATTAGAAAATACTAGTAGCATGCATTTCATCCTTCTTTTAGATTCCAAGTTCCAACGAAGGAAAACCAACGCAAAATAAGAAGAGATAAAATATGGGTTAGTAGTGGTATTAATAGTCCATAAATGAAGCAATTAATTATGAAATGAATAAAGTAACGCACGCCACATAGTAACGGTGGCCATAGCATTCAACCCACACCAACTGCATCACGCGCCTTCAGCAACCTCTCTCTTTCACTctctttatctttctctttcACGCTATAAAAACGATCTTAATTTCTTTCACAACCAACTTTCCATcactctctttctttttcggcccccctttattttttcttttcatttaatttctgcTTCTCATCCAAAacggaagaaaaagaaatagaaagcgGTTGAGTAGCAGAGGGTGAAGGAGCCTGAGAACCATGCCGTTACCATGGAAGAAGAACAGGGTAACAAGAATATCTCAAATCGTTGCCGACCTTCAATCTCCAAGGCGCGGTGGCTCCCTCGTCGTCGAAACCGGATTCCCCACTTCCCTCATCGATCTCTTCGTCAAGAACCGAAGCCGCTTCACAAGAACCAAGTCAAAGAGACCTCTTCAACCCGGTATCTATGATCCTCCACCGCCACCGCCCTCCACGCCGGTGCTATCTCCTGTGCCGGAGACATCAAGTTCAGGCGATTTATCCGTGGTTCGGGCCCACGCTCCGAGTTTGACACCGCCGGTAACTGTGAACGACGGTGGAGATGACGGCGGGGTATCGGGCTCGGAAGAGGTAAATAGGGTCGGCGAATGCGGGTGTGGGTCGTATTCAAAATCTGTTCTTGCATCGTCCGTGAAGTGGAAGGCGTTGTTTGTGGTGGTGGTTTTGATTAGCAGCGTGATGAAGCTTACCGTTGGGATAACCGTGTCGGCAGTTACGCTTCTGTTTCTTGAAAACGTGGGGAAACGTTTCGTTGGGTGGTGGAGAACCGTGGGTATAAAAATGGAGCCTTTTATCGCAACGGTTTGTAATTGTGTTTGGTTTCAGAAACTGATGAAATTGAAAAGCAAGAAAGAGGATCACTGTGAAGAAGTAGCGGGTGGTGGCGGCGCTggattgatgttgttgaatgatacTGTTGAGGTTGTTGAAAGTGAAAGCAGAAGCGAGGTTGGTGATTGTTGTGAGAAGAAATGGTTGGAGGATGTTGCGGATTCATGTGAAGAAGGTAGCCGAAGTATTAGGTTTACATGGAAGGGGATGAAGAAACTAGTGCCTAAAAAGTGGAGAAGCTCTTTGAGAAAGAGAAGTAAAGAGAGTGAAGGTGAGTCTCGAAGGAGTGGGGAAGAAGACAAGTGTTCAAGAGAGGAGGAGGTTGATGATAGTAATGGAATGATCATGACTtgggttgaagaagaagaagaagaaggggagGAAGGTGTGATTAGAATCCATGAAGTTGGGAAGTGTTGTTCATGGGGACACGTCATTGTGTTAGTGACAGTACTTGGTGGGCTCTTAATGGGTCGTTTGGCAGCACTCGTACTTACACTGGCGTCGTGTTTTCTTTTTAAGATGCTTTTGAGATTTCACATGTAAATGTAAATGAGTTTAGTCAATATACATTCTTTTGGGTATTGAAATGGGCCCGAGCCCAAAAACGAAATTAAGAGAGTTAATATGTGTAAAGATTGGGCCAGTATGGGAGGAGGGTGTCGAAAGAAGTGGTAAAGGGGAGGTTATTGTCCATCACAATTGAATTAAGAAGGGAAAGTTTATGAACGGTAATAACAGTGTGTCCAGATTTGGGCGTGGGAAGGCGTCTAAATAGAGAGAGCGAGATCTGGCATTCTGGCTCTCTCTGTGTCTCTCTCTGTGGCGCGCGAGGAGAGAGAGAATCTTGGAAGATGGTGAAGGTTGATTTGAAGAAGCCGCTGGTGTTCCAGGTGGGACATCTTGGAGATGGATACGAAGAGTGGGTTCACGATCCAATTCTGGGAAAGGAAGGCCCCCGCTTCTTCCACAGCAATTTTCTGGAGTTCTTCACGCGCACTCCCTGGTACGCCATCCCAATTGTATGGATACCCGTCGCCTTATTCTTCATTCACAACTCCCTCACCATGGGCGTCCCTCCTTCTAATATTTCCCAGCTCATCCTCATTGGCCTCTTAGCCTGGACCCTCGCCGAGTACCTTTTGCATCGCTTCCTTTTCCACGTCAAAACCACCTCTTACTGGTTTGCATTTTCTCCTCACATCTCATCTCGTCTCATCTATTCTCTTCTCGTCTTGTCTCATTCATTTCCTTTGTTTACAGGGGAAATACCTTCCATTATCTTCTCCATGGCTGCCACCATAAACATCCCATGGATCACCTCAGACTCGTTTTCCCTCCAGCAGCCGCCGCCATGTTTGCTGTCCCGGTAACTAtatcttcttcctctttttatTTATAGAATGATTAATCACTCCCTCAAAATCGGTGACATTTTGAGATACTTGCTTCTTGAATCGCAGTTGTGGAACATTGTGAAGATTTTCAGCACTCCAACAACTGCTCCTGCTATTTTCGGAGGTCTTTTGTTGGGATACGTCATGTACGATTGCACACATTACTATTTGCACCATGGTCAACCCAAGTCTGATGCTCCCAAAATGCTCAAGgtaaaatttgatttcataAATCCTCAAGGCAtcactccttttcaaaattacaAATCAACACAAGTCTTGTAAGGAAGAAAGAACACAAATAATATTTCATTGGTTCTGTGTTTGCAGAAGTACCACTTGAATCATCACTATCGGATCTCCAACTATGGTTTTGGGATCACCTCACCGCTATGGGATGTCGTTTTCGGAACCCTTCCTCCTTCTGTAAAGGGAGATTCCAAAAGTAGTTAAGTCATTGTCAGAACTTGCATATTTTCTGCATTTGTTAAGATGATAGTGAACTCAGGGTTTCAGACAATACATAAACATCTAATGCTTTTCATTGTGTAATTAATTAATGCTTATGAGGGTTAACTCTCCACCTTCTATCAGCCTGTAAAATTTGATATGTATCAAGTTTTTGTGGCTCAAAATTCTCTCCCTTCCTgtgcatatatcttttttattttgaaatagagtATTAAAACATTGACCAAGCAAGGTCTGAAGCCAGCAAACATTCGGTGTCTCACATTTTCAAATGAAATGATTGCACTGTTTCCCATTGATAATGATAATAGTATAGCGAAGCAGGCTGTCATTATATTCAACCACTGCCAATGTCAATTCAAAATTAAATACTAGACCAAAGTCTTATAGATCGTGAGATTGCATGTCACATCAAATAGGGATACGCCACATTATTTACTAATATCATGGTAGGCAAGTGGATATACTTTTCCTAAAGATGAATTAAGAAATGTGAAAAACAAAGGAAAGTTAATCTCATAGGTCAGTGCAACATAGTGTTGGCTGCTGCTGTTTTTGGTGATCTTTCAGTGCGCCTGAAAGGTTGAGTTTTATGAAATGTGAGAATAATATAAGTTATATATCACTTTGGTCAATACACTTGTTGTAATTGACAAAATTCTTAAATTCGTAGTGGCACACAAATGGAAAGGAAATTGAGGTGTAATTATTTGGAAACTGAGTTTACACAGAACGCAAATATGCATAGGAAtaattcaaagttgttggcttcTACCATCTCTTAGTGTGGAATGGAGGGATACTCTGTTCATGCCTAAAGAAATTAGATGGATCAACTTTAGTCTTGACCTGTACTAGTCTGAGGAAGTTGTTCTTGAAATATTTGAATCCCCAAACAGAAGCCTTTGAGAAGCTTGTGGTATTCTGGTGGTTCATCCCAATATCAAGATCCCTGTAGTTAACATAAGCTTCCCTTGGATATTTTGAAGCATAAGGAGCCATAAAGTAGTAAAATCTTCTGATCCAGTTCATATGCCTTGCCATGCTCTTCTCTCCATCAAGCCATCCAGTTACATACTGAATCTTGTAGAGAGTTCCTTGCCTGTGAGGGAAAGGCGTGGCAGATTCCGGAATCCTCCCCATCATTCCTCCATAGGGATTCCAAATCATGAGAGGCCCATCTTCCTGCAGGAAAATCTTCCACAGCGAGTTTAGCGA is a window from the Arachis stenosperma cultivar V10309 chromosome 3, arast.V10309.gnm1.PFL2, whole genome shotgun sequence genome containing:
- the LOC130968156 gene encoding dihydroceramide fatty acyl 2-hydroxylase FAH1-like, which gives rise to MVKVDLKKPLVFQVGHLGDGYEEWVHDPILGKEGPRFFHSNFLEFFTRTPWYAIPIVWIPVALFFIHNSLTMGVPPSNISQLILIGLLAWTLAEYLLHRFLFHVKTTSYWGNTFHYLLHGCHHKHPMDHLRLVFPPAAAAMFAVPLWNIVKIFSTPTTAPAIFGGLLLGYVMYDCTHYYLHHGQPKSDAPKMLKKYHLNHHYRISNYGFGITSPLWDVVFGTLPPSVKGDSKSS
- the LOC130968155 gene encoding uncharacterized protein LOC130968155; its protein translation is MPLPWKKNRVTRISQIVADLQSPRRGGSLVVETGFPTSLIDLFVKNRSRFTRTKSKRPLQPGIYDPPPPPPSTPVLSPVPETSSSGDLSVVRAHAPSLTPPVTVNDGGDDGGVSGSEEVNRVGECGCGSYSKSVLASSVKWKALFVVVVLISSVMKLTVGITVSAVTLLFLENVGKRFVGWWRTVGIKMEPFIATVCNCVWFQKLMKLKSKKEDHCEEVAGGGGAGLMLLNDTVEVVESESRSEVGDCCEKKWLEDVADSCEEGSRSIRFTWKGMKKLVPKKWRSSLRKRSKESEGESRRSGEEDKCSREEEVDDSNGMIMTWVEEEEEEGEEGVIRIHEVGKCCSWGHVIVLVTVLGGLLMGRLAALVLTLASCFLFKMLLRFHM
- the LOC130968154 gene encoding tubulin beta chain-like — protein: MREILHIQGGQCGNQIGAKFWEVICDEHGIDHTGKYSGDSELQLERINVYYNEASGGRYVPRAVLMDLEPGTMDSLRSGPIGQIFRPDNFVFGQSGAGNNWAKGHYTEGAELIDSVLDVVRKEAENCDCLQGFQVCHSLGGGTGSGMGTLLISKIREEYPDRMMLTFSVFPSPKVSDTVVEPYNATLSVHQLVENADECMVLDNEALYDICFRTLKLATPTFGDLNHLISATMSGVTCCLRFPGQLNSDLRKLAVNLIPFPRLHFFMVGFAPLTSRGSQQYRNLTVPELTQQMWDAKNMMCAADPRHGRYLTASAMFRGKMSTKEVDEQMINVQNKNSSYFVEWIPNNVKSSVCDIPPRGLKMASTFIGNSTSIQEMFRRVSEQFTAMFRRKAFLHWYTGEGMDEMEFTEAESNMNDLVAEYQQYQDATADEEEYGEEEEEAAA